In Mycolicibacterium nivoides, the DNA window GTGCACGCTGCACCAGGTGGACCTGGCGTTGGGCTGGGCGCACCGTCTGGTCGGTCTGCGCAACGGCCAGAAGATCCTGGACCGGCCTGCGGTCGGGATGTCCCGCGACGACGTCATGGAGATCTACCAACGCGTCGACCCCGCAGCGCATTCGGCGGCCCGGCCGTCGTGAGCACCGACCTCACCGAGCGCCCGGCCCCGTCCGCCCCGCCGGTCCCTGAGCGCAGGCCGCTGCCCGGCCTGTTGCACCTGGTCGCGGTCGCCGCTGTGCTGGCGACGATCGTCGCCGCCTGGTCGATCGACTTCGCCCCCGCCACGCTTCTGGACGGGTTCGACGAAGTCGTCGCGCTGCTGGAGCGGATGATCCCGCCGCGACTGGACGATCCGGGGCGCATCGGCGGACTGGCGGTCGAGACCCTGCTGATGGCCGTGCTGGGGACGGTACTCGCGGCGATAGCCTCCGTGCCGCTGGCCTTCCTGGCCGCCCGCAACACCACACCGCATCCGGCCGTACAGACCGTGGCGCGGGCGATCATCACGTTCTGCCGAGCCATGCCGGACCTGCTGTTCGCCGTGCTGTTCGTCCGTGCCCTCGGAATCGGCGTACTCCCGGGCATTCTCGCGCTGGCCATCCATTCCATCGGCATGCTCGGCAAGGTGTTCGCCGATGCCATCGAGCAGACCGACCCGGGCCCACGTGAGGCGGTGCGCAGCACTGGTGTCGGCTATTTCCGCGAGATGCTCAACGCCGTCGTCCCTCAGGTCGTGCCGTCCTGGATCGCCACCTTCATCTACCGCATCGACATCAACCTGCGGATGTCGGTGGTGCTCGGCTTCGTCGGCGCCGGAGGCATCGGCTTCGCATTGCAGGATGCCTTGCGGGGTCTGATCTATCCGCGCGCACTGGGCATCGCCTGCGTCATCCTCGCGATCATCGCCGCCATGGAACTGCTGTCCATCGTCATCCGCCGGATGCTGCTCGATTCCGCGCAATCGAACCCGGCCCGGGAGCGCGCTGCGCGGTTCGTGTTGGGCGGGGCCCTGATCGGGGTCTGCGTGGCGGCGTTGGTGGTACTCAAGATCAATCCGGTGTCCCTGATCACCTGGGTGGGGCCTGCCGTTGAAGTGTTCGCGCGGATGATCCCGCCCAACTTCTCGGCTCTCGGCAGCGAATTGCTCGCCGCCGCAGGTCAAACCGTCGCGATCGGTGTGGTGTCGACGGCCATCGGTGTCGTGCTGTCGATCCCGGTCGGCATCCTGGCCGCCCGCAACGTCACTCCCCATCCCGCGGTCTACTGGGGGGCCCGTGGCTGGATCCTGTTGGTGCGGTCCGTGCCCGAACTGATCCTGGCCGTGGTGTTCGTCGCGGCATTGGGGCTGGGACCGGTCGCCGGCACCTGTGCACTGGCCATCGGATCGATCGGCTTCCTGGCCAAACTGGTCGCCGACGCCGTCGAGGAGATCGATCCCGGACCGCTGGAGGCCGTCCGGTCGGTCGGGGGCGGCTGGTGGAAGACGTTGTTCGCCGCGGTGATTCCGCAAGCCATGCCCGCGATGGTCGGATCCAGCCTGTACCTGTTCGACGTGAACGTGCGAACCTCCACCATCCTGGGCATCGTCGGCGCGGGCGGTGTCGGCTACCTGCTGTTCGAATCGATCCGCACGCTGAACTTCGATGTTGCCGGCGCCATCGTCATCGTCATCTTCGTCATCGTCTACGCCATCGAAAGGTTGTCCGGATGGATCCGATCCCAGCTCGTGTGACGGCCGCCGCGGTCTGGACGGGCTCCGGCGTCGACGTACGCACGGTGCCGATCCCCGACCTCGGTCCGGGGGAGGTGCTGGTCCGGGTGCGGTTGGCCACGGTCTGCGGCAGCGACCTGCACACCGTCACCGGCCGACGCAGCGCGGCCTGCCCGTCAGTCCTGGGCCATGAGGCCGTCGGCGATGTCGTCGCCGTCGGCGCGGGAGCGGATATCCCAGTCGGCCAACGCATTATCTGGTCGGTGACAGTGGTCTGCGGCGTGTGCAACCGCTGCCGGTCCGGCCTGAGCGCCAAGTGTCTGTCCGTACGCAAGGTGGGCCACGAGCCGTTCGACGGGGACTGGCCGTTGTCCGGTTCCTATGCCGCACACCTGGTTCTGCCTCGCGGAACCACGATCGCCGTTGTCCCCGAGACGCTTTCCGATGCGGTCGCCGCGCCGGCCGCGTGCGCGACGGCGACGGTGATGGCCACCTTGGAAGCCGCCGGTGAACTGACTGGTCGACACGTACTCATCAACGGAGCGGGCATGCTGGGCCTGACCGCGGTCGCGGCGTGCACAGCGGCTGGAGCCGACGTCCAGGTCGTCGACCGCAACGCCGACCGCATGGCGCTGGTGCCGGACTTCGGCGGCCGCGCGTCCGACGGAGGGCCGGTCGATGTCGCCATCGACTACACCGGTTCTTCCGCGGCGGTCAGTGCCGCGCTGGGCCGTCTCGACATCGGCGGCACCCTGGTGCTAGCGGGTTCGGTCACCCCTGGGCCGGCATTGGCGGTTGATCCGGAAACCGTTGTGCGGCAATGGCTGACCATCACCGGCGTCCACAACTACGAGCCCCGGCACCTGCATCAGGCCGTCGACTTCCTCGACCGCACCCGCGAGCAGTATCCGTGGGAAGCACTCGTCGTCTCCCCGGTGCCGCTCAAGCAGATCGCGTCGGCGTTACGCTCTCCGCCTTCGGGCAAGCTCCGGACAGCAATCTGTCCCTAAACGCCGAAACTACGGGTTCTGACGTGAAATCACTGAAAACACGACATAACCCGTAGTCTCGGCGCGAAAGAAAATCAGCCCTGGAAGACGCGGATCCAGTCGACCAGCATCTCGGCCGGGTAGTTGCCGCCACTCGGATCGCGGCCGCCCGAGCCACCGACGGCGATGTTGAACACCGGAACCAGCGTGTAGCCCGGGTCATTGAAAGGCCAGTCGTCCAACGAGTTCGCCGGAACCGTGAAGAAAGGTTCCATGCCGGGGGCATAGTCCTTCCAGAAGTACATGCCTGTCGGCGTCCACGACATCCGCCAGGTGTGCCACCCGCTGTCGATGGGGTGCGGGTCGGTGGCGAACGATTCACCGTCCAGACGGGCGTGCACCGTGCTGCCTGAGGGCCAGTCACGGTTGCCGTACCACTCCACCAGGTCGACCTCGCCGCCGCGGACGGGATCGTCGTTGAGGAGCCAGAACGCGGGCCAGGCGCCGTCGGTCAGGCAGTTGAGCTTGACCCGGGCCTCCCAGGTCGTGCCGATGCCACCGCGCCAGTTTCCGACGACCTTGGCGCTGGCGTACTTCTCCTGGATGGTGGTGCCCGGGCCGCGCGTCGCACGGATCACCAGGTTGCCCTTGCCGTCCTGGAACGCGTGCTCGGTATCGGTGACGTAGCGGCCCATGTTGAACGGCTTGTCCCACTCGACCGGATTCTTGATGGTCTCGCGCTCGGGCACCAGGTGCCACCACGCCGGGTCCGGCGGGGAGCCGGCCGGGCCGGGCAATGCAGCCGCTGCCACCCCCAGACCCATCATGAACATCACACTGCGACGATCCATCTCAGGCACAGCAGAACCTTAACCGAACTCTTACCCCGATACCGGACCCCTGCCCAAAGTTTCGCGGTATCAGATGTGTTTCCGCAGCTAGGGACACAGGGCTGGCGCGTCGTCACGCACCGGGGCGTCGGCGGGCAGGGTGTAGGTCACCACGACATCGGCGTCGGTGGTTCCCTCATTGGTCACCCGATGGGGCACCCCGGCCGGAACGACCACCGCCTGGCCCGCCGTGTACTCCACGGGTGCACAGTCGGCCGCGGTTTGCACTACCACCGCACCCTCGTTGATCACCGACTGTTCGGGACCGGAATGGGCATGCCAACCGCTGCCGGCTCCGGGTTTGAGCAACAGGCTCTGCACATACAACGTGGTGGGCTGTCCTGCGGTGACCACCCAGATCGGCGCAGTGGTGGTGCCTTTACCGAGATCGGTGCGCACCACGTCGCCTTCGGCGGGGGTTGCTGCAGCCGGAGCGGCCGACACACAGGCGGTGATGACGCCGACGACGACGGCATGGATGCGGTTCATGGTGCCTCCCGATTGTTGATCGAAAGGTAGCCCGCTCAAGCGTATTTCGTCACGGATAAGGCTGGAACGGATTCTGCGGCTGCTGCTGGTACGGGTACTGCGGCTGCTGCGGATAGGGGTTTTGTGTCTCTCCCCGGTTGGGCACCTGGATCGGAATCGGCACCGGGACGAACGGCACCGTGACGTACGTCGTCGTCATCGGGTTCGTCGTCGTGGTGGTCGTGGTCGGCGTCGTCGTGGTGGTCGTCGGCGGCGTCGTGGTGGTCGTTGTCGTTGTCGTCGTGGTGGTCGTGACGGGAGGAGGCGTGGTTGTCTGCGTGACGACACGCGTCTCCGTCACCGGCGGTGGCGGCGCCTGCGTCACCGTGACCGGCGGCGGCGCCTGGGTGACGGGCTCGGGCGCGGGTGGCGGCTCGACAGGGGCCGGCGGTGGGGCTTCGACCGGGCTGGGCGCCAGCTCCTGCGGAGGCAGCGGCTTGGGCTCGGGCGGCTTGACCTCCGAACTCGGCGCGGTGCCCGTCGCACTGGTCAGCGCGTACGTGACCCCACCGATGGCGACGACGACCAGCGCCGCGGCCACCGCGAAAACGGTCAGCGGCAACCGCTGCCAGCCCCCGCCCGGCTGTTCGATCGGACCCGTCGGGGGCACGTACTGCACGGCCGGACGCGCCGCGGTCTCGCTGCCGTAGGAGTCCACCAGGTCGGGCCCGGTGTAGGGCACCACGTCGTCGCCCGCGTCATCTTCAGACCAGGCCAACGCGCGGAACGTGGAGGAACCCTCTGAACCCTCTGCGCCGGAAGGGATTCCGGCCGTCGGTGCCACGGCCGCCACACCCAGGGTGGGCGCCATAC includes these proteins:
- a CDS encoding zinc-binding dehydrogenase: MDPIPARVTAAAVWTGSGVDVRTVPIPDLGPGEVLVRVRLATVCGSDLHTVTGRRSAACPSVLGHEAVGDVVAVGAGADIPVGQRIIWSVTVVCGVCNRCRSGLSAKCLSVRKVGHEPFDGDWPLSGSYAAHLVLPRGTTIAVVPETLSDAVAAPAACATATVMATLEAAGELTGRHVLINGAGMLGLTAVAACTAAGADVQVVDRNADRMALVPDFGGRASDGGPVDVAIDYTGSSAAVSAALGRLDIGGTLVLAGSVTPGPALAVDPETVVRQWLTITGVHNYEPRHLHQAVDFLDRTREQYPWEALVVSPVPLKQIASALRSPPSGKLRTAICP
- a CDS encoding glycoside hydrolase family 16 protein, with amino-acid sequence MDRRSVMFMMGLGVAAAALPGPAGSPPDPAWWHLVPERETIKNPVEWDKPFNMGRYVTDTEHAFQDGKGNLVIRATRGPGTTIQEKYASAKVVGNWRGGIGTTWEARVKLNCLTDGAWPAFWLLNDDPVRGGEVDLVEWYGNRDWPSGSTVHARLDGESFATDPHPIDSGWHTWRMSWTPTGMYFWKDYAPGMEPFFTVPANSLDDWPFNDPGYTLVPVFNIAVGGSGGRDPSGGNYPAEMLVDWIRVFQG
- a CDS encoding cupin domain-containing protein; amino-acid sequence: MNRIHAVVVGVITACVSAAPAAATPAEGDVVRTDLGKGTTTAPIWVVTAGQPTTLYVQSLLLKPGAGSGWHAHSGPEQSVINEGAVVVQTAADCAPVEYTAGQAVVVPAGVPHRVTNEGTTDADVVVTYTLPADAPVRDDAPALCP
- the phnE gene encoding phosphonate ABC transporter, permease protein PhnE, producing MSTDLTERPAPSAPPVPERRPLPGLLHLVAVAAVLATIVAAWSIDFAPATLLDGFDEVVALLERMIPPRLDDPGRIGGLAVETLLMAVLGTVLAAIASVPLAFLAARNTTPHPAVQTVARAIITFCRAMPDLLFAVLFVRALGIGVLPGILALAIHSIGMLGKVFADAIEQTDPGPREAVRSTGVGYFREMLNAVVPQVVPSWIATFIYRIDINLRMSVVLGFVGAGGIGFALQDALRGLIYPRALGIACVILAIIAAMELLSIVIRRMLLDSAQSNPARERAARFVLGGALIGVCVAALVVLKINPVSLITWVGPAVEVFARMIPPNFSALGSELLAAAGQTVAIGVVSTAIGVVLSIPVGILAARNVTPHPAVYWGARGWILLVRSVPELILAVVFVAALGLGPVAGTCALAIGSIGFLAKLVADAVEEIDPGPLEAVRSVGGGWWKTLFAAVIPQAMPAMVGSSLYLFDVNVRTSTILGIVGAGGVGYLLFESIRTLNFDVAGAIVIVIFVIVYAIERLSGWIRSQLV